The nucleotide window GGCGACTGCCTGGGCGGGGAGGCCACGTGCGGGGCCGTGCACTTCAACCAGTCGGGTCTGATCTCCGGGACCTTCATCGTCCCAGGTGGCGGCTTTCAATTGGACCGGGCGCAACTCACCAACGGCGCCATCCTCTCGTATCAGATGCAGTTCGACCAGAATACCACCTTCTACTGGGATCCGGCATCGAGGATCGGCGGCGGCGGACTTGCCAACTTCGACCGGCTGAAGGCCTGGAAAGATCAATAGGGGTTGGTGCGGAAGGGGAGATTTGAACTCCCACGAGCTTTTGGCCCACAGGCTCCTGAGGCCTGCGCGTCTGCCAATTCCGCCACTTCCGCGCGTACCGAGTGCAAAATCAAGGATAGCCACGCAACCGCGGTGCTGTCAAGGACGGGCGGCGCTGGTGCTGTTGTTGGGGTTGAGGGGCTGACGATGAGCGCATCCGGCACGCTCTACCTGGTGGCGACGCCGATCGGCAACCTTGAGGATATTACGGGCCGCGCGGTGCGCATGCTGCGCGAGGTCAGCGTGGTCGCGTGCGAGGACACGCGTCACACGCGAGGGCTGCTGGCCCACCTGGGGATCCGGACGCCGACGCTGAGCCTCCACGAGCACAACGAGCGGGCCCGCATCCCGCAGATTCTGGGTCTGCTGCGGGAGGGGAGGAGCGTGGCCGTCGTCTCCGATGCCGGCACGCCCGCGATCTCCGACCCGGGTTCCCATCTGGTGGCCGCCGCCGTGGCGGACGGGTTCAAGATCGTGCCAATCCCCGGAGCAAGCGCCGTGACCGCGGTGGTGTCCCTGGCCGACTTCCCAGCCGATCGGTTCGCCTTCATCGGTTTTCTCCCGGCTAGGACCGGCCAGCGGCGGCGCGTACTTGCCTCGCTGGCCCGGCTGCCCATGGCCTTGGTGCTGTTCGAGGGCCCACACCGCGTGCGCGACACGCTGGCCGACATCGAGTCGGTCCTGGGCCCGCGCCGGGTGGTGCTGGCGCGCGAGATCACCAAGGTGCACGAGGAAGTCCTGCGCGGCACTGCTGCCGAGGTGCGCGCGGCATTGAGCACGCCGCCCAGGGGTGAGATTACGCTGTTGGTCGAGGGCGCGGTTGCGGGGGCGGTTGCGGGCGCGGGCGAGGCCGGATCTTCGCCGTCCGCCCGGGTGGGCGAGGAGCGCGCATCCCCCGAGGAGTTCGCCGCGCGCCTGGTGGCGCAGGGACTCTCTCGACGCGATGCGGCCAGGGCGCTTGCCGAGGCGTACGGCCTGCCGTCGCGCGACGCCTATAGGATCGCCAGCGGGGTGGTGTGAGATGCCCATGTGGCCTGCGCCCGGAGACGTGGTGGTGGTGCACGGTGCCGCGACCGAGTTCGAGGCCATCGCGATCCGCGATCTGCTTGAGGCCGCCGGCGTGCACACGATGATCCGATCGCGCGTTGTGCCCGGCTACGGGGTGCCGACGATGGCCGGGGACCAGGCCGGCATAGTGGCAGAGATCCTGGTGCCCCCTGAGCACGAGGGCGAAGCCCGCGCGCTGATTGCCGATTATCTGGCCGCGCTCGAGCAGGACGCTCCGCCGTGACCCGCCGCGCCGAATGGTGGCATGACGTATTCAACCGGCGGGAGTTCTTCGATCTGTACCAGAAGGCCGACCTGGACCGCGCCGCAACACAGGTGGATCAGGCGCTTCGCCTGCTGGATCTCCGGCCGCCCGCGCGCGTGCTGGACGTCTGCAGCGGCTACGGCCGCCACAGCGTGGAGATGGCCCGCAGGGGCTTCGCGGTCGCCGGCGTGGACATCTCCGAAGTCCAGGTAGCGCAGGCGTACCGCCACGCCGCCTCGGCCGGCGTCAGCCCCGCGTTCGTGGTGGGCGATGCGCGCGCGCTGCCGCTTGGGGGCGGCTTCGATGCCGCGATCAACATGTTCCTATCTTTCGGCTACTTCACGACCGATGCCGAGAGCCAGGTGATGCTGGATGGGGTGGCACGGGTACTGCGCCGCGGCGGCCGCCTGCTGATTGACTTCTGGAACCGCGAGCACGAGATCCGCAACTTCCAGCCGGTCGTGCTGGATCGGCGCCACGACGAGATCCTGGAGATCGAGGACTGGGCCTTTGACCCGCTGGCAGGCCGGTTGAGCTGGGTCAACACCGTGATCTATCCAGACGGCCGCAGGGAGGCGTGGACGCAGTCCATCCGGGCTTTCACAGTTGCGGAGGTAAGGGCGATGCTCGGCGCGGCCGGATTTACGCTGGTAGCCCTCTACGGCGGCCTGGCGGGTGAACCGTACACCATGGACTCCGAGGCGGCGATCTTCGTGGCGGAGAGGATCTAGCGGCGAGTAAGGCAGGCGGCCGGGTGTTCTACCGCCATGCCGTCATGAACGCCGCAACGAAGAGCGTCGAGAGGCCGAGGACCACGACGCCTATTACTATGCCGGTGACCGCCTCATCGAGACCTTCTGCCCCGCGGGTCTTCATGATCCTGTACAGTCCCAGGATCCCCAGCGTGATGGCGGCGAGGGCCAGGATGCAGTTGATGCCTGGCAGCCAGCAGACGCGCAGGGCGATCAGGCCCAGTGCGAAGCTCAGCCCGGCAGCGCGGGGCAGGATCCCTTTCCTTTCTGCCGTCTGCGGCGGACCCGTGGTTTGATGCTGCATGGCACCCACCTCCGATTCCAGCCTAGGGGTAGGAGGCGCAGGCCGCATCAGGCACATATCTAGGCGCAGGCGGCCGTACTCCTAGAAGGCAGGGAGGTGGTATCCAATACAACACCGGAAACCGACCTACAGAGCCCTAGGAACCACCGGCATTTGACACTCTCAAACGGCCAGGCCTAGAATCAAACCTACGCCTGGCGAAGCCGGGGTCCAGCGCGGTTTCCCGGAAGGGTATGGCTGATGGAGAAGTTCTACATCACGACGCCGATATACTACGTGAACGACGTGCCGCACATCGGGCACGCCTACACGACAATCGCGGCCGATGCCGCTGCCAGGTTCCACCGGCTGGTCGGCCGTGACGTGTACTTCGCCACCGGCACCGACGAACACGGCCTCAACATCGAACGCGTGGCGCGCGCCCACGGGGTGGAGCCCCAGGTATGGGCCGACAGGATCTCCGCCGCGTTCCGCGATCTCTGGGCGGGCCTCCACATCGCTCACGACGGCTACATCCGCACGACCGAACCCAGGCACGAGCGGGTGGTGCAGGCGATCTTCACGCGGCTGTACGAGCAAGGGGACATCTACAAGGGCACCTACGAGGGATGGTACTGTTCCTCGTGCGAGTCGTTCTATCCCGAGGCCGAGTTGGGAGTGGACCGCACCTGTCCGGTGCACACCGGCAGGCCGGTCGAGTGGAACGCCGAAGCCTGCTACCTCTTTCGCCTGTCCAGGTACCAGGACTGGATACAGAGCCACATCGAGCGCCACCCAGGATTCATAGAGCCCGAGGCGCAGCGCAACGAGGTGCTGAGCTTCGTGAGGTCCGGTCTCAGGGACATCGCGGTCAGCCGTTCCACCTTCAAGTGGGGCGTGCCGCTTCCCTTCGACCCTGATCAGGTGGCCTATGTCTGGATTGACGCCCTGATCAACTACATCACGGTCATCGGATACGGTGACGACCTGGAGCAGTTCCGAAGGTTCTGGCCGGCGGAGGTGCACCTTGTGGGCCGGGACATTCTGAGGTTTCACGCCGTAATCTGGCCGATCGTGCTGCACGCCGCCGGGCTTGAGCCTCCCCGACAGATCTTCGCGCACGGATTCCTGACGTTTGGGGGGCAGAAGTTCAGCAAGTCGCTTGGGATCATCCTGGACCCGGTGGCCGTCAGCCGCGAGCTGGCCGAGACATCAGGGGCCGAGCCGGCGGTGGCGGTGGACGCGCTGCGCTACTTCCTCCTCCGCGAGGTCCCCTTTGGCGCGGACGGTGACTTCAACCGGCCGGCCCTGATCGGCCGGTTCAACGCCGACCTGGCCAACGACTACGGCAATCTGCTCAACCGCACTCTCCCTCTTGTTGCGCGCCAGTTTGGCGGGGTGCTCCCCGCGCCTGGTCCGGCCGAAGGAACCGATGCAGCCCTGGCAGAGACCGCGCGCGCGGTCGTGGCCTCATTTGGCGAGCACGTGGGCCGCCTCAACTTCAGCCAGGCGCTGGCCGAGGTATGGAGGCTGCTGGGCGCGGCCAACAAGTACATAGATGAAGAGGCGCCGTGGTCGGCCATCAAGCAGGGCCGTACCGACCGGGCAGGGACGATTCTGTACAACACGCTGGAGGCACTGCGGATCGCCACCATCGTGCTTTCCCCGATTATGCCGGTCGCCACCCAGCGGGTTTGGGAGCAGCTCGGCATCGAGCAGCCGCTGGAGGTCCAGCGGATCGAAGATGCCAGGCGGTGGGGCGGGCTGTGCCCCGGCCTGCGCGTGCGAACAGGAAACCCCATTTTCCCGCGCATAGACACGCGGCCAAAGCCCGTCGCTGCAATTGCGGCCAGGGAGGGAGAAGATGCCGTGAGCGAGATCACGATCGAGGAGTTCAAGCGCCTGGACGTGCGTATCGGCGAGGTTACCGCCGCAGAGAGGGTGCAGGGCACGGACAAGCTGGTCA belongs to bacterium and includes:
- the rsmI gene encoding 16S rRNA (cytidine(1402)-2'-O)-methyltransferase; its protein translation is MSASGTLYLVATPIGNLEDITGRAVRMLREVSVVACEDTRHTRGLLAHLGIRTPTLSLHEHNERARIPQILGLLREGRSVAVVSDAGTPAISDPGSHLVAAAVADGFKIVPIPGASAVTAVVSLADFPADRFAFIGFLPARTGQRRRVLASLARLPMALVLFEGPHRVRDTLADIESVLGPRRVVLAREITKVHEEVLRGTAAEVRAALSTPPRGEITLLVEGAVAGAVAGAGEAGSSPSARVGEERASPEEFAARLVAQGLSRRDAARALAEAYGLPSRDAYRIASGVV
- a CDS encoding DUF2007 domain-containing protein, which encodes MPMWPAPGDVVVVHGAATEFEAIAIRDLLEAAGVHTMIRSRVVPGYGVPTMAGDQAGIVAEILVPPEHEGEARALIADYLAALEQDAPP
- a CDS encoding methyltransferase domain-containing protein; amino-acid sequence: MTRRAEWWHDVFNRREFFDLYQKADLDRAATQVDQALRLLDLRPPARVLDVCSGYGRHSVEMARRGFAVAGVDISEVQVAQAYRHAASAGVSPAFVVGDARALPLGGGFDAAINMFLSFGYFTTDAESQVMLDGVARVLRRGGRLLIDFWNREHEIRNFQPVVLDRRHDEILEIEDWAFDPLAGRLSWVNTVIYPDGRREAWTQSIRAFTVAEVRAMLGAAGFTLVALYGGLAGEPYTMDSEAAIFVAERI
- the metG gene encoding methionine--tRNA ligase, which gives rise to MEKFYITTPIYYVNDVPHIGHAYTTIAADAAARFHRLVGRDVYFATGTDEHGLNIERVARAHGVEPQVWADRISAAFRDLWAGLHIAHDGYIRTTEPRHERVVQAIFTRLYEQGDIYKGTYEGWYCSSCESFYPEAELGVDRTCPVHTGRPVEWNAEACYLFRLSRYQDWIQSHIERHPGFIEPEAQRNEVLSFVRSGLRDIAVSRSTFKWGVPLPFDPDQVAYVWIDALINYITVIGYGDDLEQFRRFWPAEVHLVGRDILRFHAVIWPIVLHAAGLEPPRQIFAHGFLTFGGQKFSKSLGIILDPVAVSRELAETSGAEPAVAVDALRYFLLREVPFGADGDFNRPALIGRFNADLANDYGNLLNRTLPLVARQFGGVLPAPGPAEGTDAALAETARAVVASFGEHVGRLNFSQALAEVWRLLGAANKYIDEEAPWSAIKQGRTDRAGTILYNTLEALRIATIVLSPIMPVATQRVWEQLGIEQPLEVQRIEDARRWGGLCPGLRVRTGNPIFPRIDTRPKPVAAIAAREGEDAVSEITIEEFKRLDVRIGEVTAAERVQGTDKLVRLTVSIGDETRTIVAGIATHYQPADLIGRRIVVLANLQPRKVRGVESRGMLLAATWGDDEVAILTVDGAPPVGSRIS